The following proteins are co-located in the Pseudomonas fluorescens genome:
- a CDS encoding PepSY domain-containing protein — protein MKVNLSAGRQVVLVLILTSSSLSAHDLGQDEALRLRQTGVIAPLEHLLGPAFERYPGAKLLDAELEEHKERPVRYIYEIELLTVEGVVREIELDASTGELLKDKEDD, from the coding sequence ATGAAGGTAAATCTAAGCGCAGGCCGGCAGGTGGTGTTGGTATTGATACTCACCAGCTCAAGCCTGTCGGCCCACGACCTTGGTCAGGACGAAGCCTTGCGCCTGCGCCAAACGGGCGTTATCGCCCCGCTGGAGCACTTGTTGGGCCCGGCGTTCGAACGCTACCCAGGCGCCAAGCTGCTGGATGCCGAACTTGAAGAGCACAAGGAGCGCCCGGTGCGCTATATCTACGAAATCGAGCTGTTGACCGTCGAAGGTGTGGTACGTGAAATCGAGCTCGACGCCAGCACCGGTGAGTTACTCAAAGATAAGGAAGACGACTGA
- a CDS encoding response regulator transcription factor gives MRLLLVEDNVPLADELLAGLQRQGYAVDWLADGRDAAYQGRSEPYDLIILDLGLPGLPGLEVLAQWRAAALATPVLVLTARDSWAERIEGLKAGADDYLSKPFHPEELHLRIQALLRRSHGQANQPTLQAAGLHLDEGRQCVLRDGDEIQLTAAEFRLLRYFMLHPEQILSKSHLAEHLYDGETERDSNVLEVHVNHLRRKLGRSVIETRRGQGYRFGAAPA, from the coding sequence ATGCGCCTGCTTCTGGTGGAAGACAACGTACCGCTGGCCGATGAACTGTTGGCGGGCCTGCAGCGCCAGGGGTACGCCGTCGACTGGCTGGCCGATGGGCGCGACGCCGCGTATCAAGGCCGCAGCGAACCCTATGACTTGATCATCCTCGACCTCGGCTTGCCAGGGCTGCCCGGGCTGGAGGTGCTCGCGCAGTGGCGCGCAGCCGCTCTGGCCACCCCGGTGCTGGTGCTGACCGCACGCGATTCATGGGCCGAGCGTATCGAAGGGCTCAAGGCCGGCGCCGACGACTACCTGAGCAAACCTTTTCACCCTGAAGAACTGCACTTGCGCATCCAGGCCCTGTTGCGCCGCTCCCATGGCCAGGCCAACCAGCCGACTTTGCAAGCGGCCGGCTTGCATTTGGATGAAGGGCGCCAGTGTGTGCTGCGTGACGGTGACGAGATCCAACTGACGGCCGCCGAATTCCGCCTGCTGCGCTACTTCATGCTGCACCCGGAACAGATTCTGTCGAAAAGCCACTTGGCTGAACATTTGTATGATGGTGAGACCGAGCGTGACTCCAATGTATTGGAGGTGCACGTCAACCACCTGCGCCGCAAGCTGGGGCGCAGCGTGATTGAAACCCGGCGCGGCCAGGGTTACCGATTTGGCGCCGCCCCGGCATGA
- a CDS encoding sensor histidine kinase, giving the protein MRSIQRRLSLGLISVMVVVGVVLAQTSLWLFEAGLQRYLDAGLRNDSENLLVALVRGPNGVQLDEQRLSPAYQRPFSGHYFRIDFADEHWRSRSLWDQELPRLPEAGLKGNLQLGPEGQQLLVLRSDYKRFGQSISISVAQDYTPVRESFRLMRQIGLVLGLAALLLVLILQRVTVRRALRPLETAREQIAQLQQGQRSQLDTQVPLELEPLVAQINHLLAHTEDSLKRSRNALGNLGHALKTPLAVLLSAASSEVLKDHPQLSKLLRDQLEQVQQRLNRELNRARLAGETLPGTLFDCEKELPGLLATLNMIHGEHLDLSYHVAPGLQLPWDREDLLELLGNLLDNACKWADAEVRLNVSETAHSYLLAIEDDGPGIPHAQRDQVFSRGTRLDEQVDGHGLGLGIVRDIVEVWGGVLQLQESEQGGLKVLIELPKRHG; this is encoded by the coding sequence ATGAGGTCGATCCAGCGGCGCCTGAGCCTGGGGCTGATCAGCGTGATGGTGGTGGTGGGCGTGGTGCTCGCGCAGACCAGTTTGTGGCTGTTCGAGGCCGGCTTGCAGCGCTACCTGGATGCTGGGTTGCGCAACGACAGCGAGAACCTGCTGGTGGCACTGGTGCGCGGGCCGAACGGTGTGCAACTGGATGAGCAACGCCTGTCACCGGCGTATCAGCGACCGTTTTCCGGGCACTATTTCCGCATTGATTTTGCCGACGAGCACTGGCGTTCACGCTCGCTCTGGGACCAGGAGTTGCCGCGCCTGCCCGAGGCCGGGCTCAAGGGTAACCTGCAATTGGGGCCGGAAGGTCAGCAACTGCTGGTGTTGCGTTCGGACTACAAGCGCTTCGGCCAGTCGATTTCAATCAGCGTGGCTCAGGACTACACGCCTGTGCGGGAAAGCTTTCGCCTGATGCGCCAGATTGGTCTGGTGCTGGGGCTGGCGGCGCTGTTACTGGTGCTGATCCTGCAACGGGTCACGGTGCGCCGCGCCTTGCGGCCGCTGGAAACCGCCCGTGAGCAGATTGCTCAGCTGCAACAGGGCCAGCGCTCGCAACTTGATACTCAAGTGCCGCTGGAACTCGAGCCGCTGGTGGCGCAGATCAACCACCTGTTGGCCCACACCGAAGACAGCCTCAAGCGTTCGCGCAATGCCTTGGGCAACCTCGGCCACGCGCTGAAAACGCCGTTGGCGGTGTTATTGAGTGCGGCGTCAAGCGAGGTGCTCAAGGACCATCCGCAGCTGAGCAAGTTGCTGCGTGACCAGCTTGAGCAGGTGCAACAACGCCTCAACCGCGAACTTAACCGTGCCCGTCTTGCCGGTGAAACGCTGCCGGGGACCTTGTTTGATTGTGAAAAGGAACTGCCCGGCCTGCTGGCCACGTTGAACATGATTCACGGCGAACACTTGGACTTGAGCTACCACGTTGCGCCCGGCCTGCAACTGCCCTGGGACCGCGAAGATCTGCTGGAGTTGTTGGGCAACCTGCTGGACAACGCCTGCAAATGGGCGGACGCCGAAGTGCGCTTGAATGTCAGCGAAACCGCGCACAGCTATCTACTGGCGATCGAGGACGACGGCCCGGGCATCCCGCATGCCCAGCGCGACCAGGTGTTCAGCCGTGGCACGCGCCTGGATGAACAGGTCGACGGCCATGGCCTCGGTCTAGGGATTGTGCGGGATATCGTCGAGGTGTGGGGCGGGGTGCTGCAGTTGCAGGAGAGTGAGCAGGGTGGGCTCAAAGTGCTGATCGAGCTGCCCAAGCGCCACGGTTGA
- a CDS encoding methyl-accepting chemotaxis protein — MFLRQLSIQWKITLLAGLCLLGIVTLLVGLSLYRMEQSSQQVKASSMQMLDESAQARIEAQGEGQALGIRQQFMDAFQYGHGFSRQVLFLREQAEKRFLDAFDTREDLTRQVKAALQANPDLLGLSLVFEANALDGKDELFANQAELGSNDKGRFALYWSQPTPGKLTSMALPESDMSDTSTGPSGEKANAWFTCPRTTLKPCVIEPYFYMIDGQNVLMTSIVFPLMVNGKVIASLSADINLNSLQAVSQQASQKLYDGQTQVSILSPTGLLAGYSADASKLSQRLDKVYPASGAQLINALASSTQTHSLRADHQLKVLAPFTPIPGGKPWGVLLDVPEKVLVGPAEALKTQLDADNARGTWLELSLGLLAAVIGLILVWLMARSVTRPILGVARMLEDIASGEGDLTRRLAYDKKDELGQLAGWFNRFLDKLQPIIAQVKRSVQDARGTADQSAAIASETSAGMEQQYRQVDQVATASHEMSATAQDVARSAAQAAQAARDADQATREGLTVIDRTTTNIGHLAADMSTAMAQVEGLAANSEKIGSVLEVIRGIAEQTNLLALNAAIEAARAGEAGRGFAVVADEVRNLARRTQESVEETRLVIEHLQSGTTEVVSSMGNSYRQAQGSVEQVGQAVTALRQIGEAVTVISDMNLQIASAAEEQSAVAEEINSNVATIRDVTESLSEQANESARVSQALNSLANQQQGLMDQFRV; from the coding sequence ATGTTCCTCAGACAGCTCTCCATACAATGGAAAATCACCCTGCTCGCCGGCCTCTGCCTGCTGGGAATCGTGACCCTGCTGGTGGGTCTGTCGCTGTACCGCATGGAGCAGAGCTCGCAACAGGTCAAGGCCTCCAGCATGCAGATGCTCGACGAGTCCGCCCAGGCCCGCATCGAGGCGCAAGGTGAAGGACAGGCGCTGGGTATTCGTCAGCAATTCATGGATGCCTTCCAGTACGGCCATGGCTTTTCACGCCAGGTGCTGTTTTTGCGCGAACAGGCTGAAAAACGCTTTCTCGATGCCTTCGACACGCGCGAAGACCTGACCCGCCAGGTCAAGGCTGCGCTGCAGGCCAACCCGGACTTGCTCGGTTTGTCGCTGGTGTTCGAAGCCAATGCGCTGGACGGCAAGGATGAGTTGTTCGCCAACCAGGCCGAACTGGGCAGCAACGACAAAGGCCGATTCGCTCTCTACTGGTCGCAGCCGACACCCGGCAAACTGACCTCCATGGCATTGCCCGAAAGCGACATGTCCGACACCAGCACAGGCCCAAGCGGCGAGAAAGCCAACGCCTGGTTCACCTGCCCGCGCACCACCCTGAAACCCTGCGTCATCGAACCGTACTTTTATATGATCGACGGGCAAAACGTGCTGATGACCAGCATCGTCTTCCCGCTGATGGTCAATGGCAAAGTCATCGCCTCGTTGTCGGCGGACATCAACCTCAACAGCCTGCAAGCCGTTAGCCAACAGGCCAGCCAGAAGCTGTATGACGGCCAGACCCAGGTCAGCATCCTCAGCCCCACCGGCTTGCTCGCCGGCTACAGCGCGGACGCCAGCAAACTCAGCCAGCGCCTGGACAAGGTCTACCCCGCCAGCGGTGCGCAATTGATCAATGCCCTGGCCAGCAGCACGCAGACCCACAGCCTGCGCGCCGACCACCAACTCAAGGTGCTGGCGCCCTTCACACCGATTCCCGGCGGCAAACCGTGGGGTGTGTTGCTGGATGTGCCGGAAAAAGTCCTGGTCGGCCCGGCCGAAGCGCTCAAGACACAGTTGGACGCCGATAACGCCCGTGGCACCTGGCTGGAACTGAGCCTGGGCCTGCTGGCCGCGGTGATTGGCTTGATCCTGGTGTGGCTGATGGCGCGCAGCGTAACCCGACCGATCCTCGGCGTAGCCCGCATGCTGGAAGACATCGCCAGCGGCGAAGGCGACCTGACCCGCCGCCTGGCCTATGACAAAAAGGATGAGCTGGGGCAACTGGCCGGCTGGTTCAACCGCTTCCTGGACAAGCTGCAACCGATTATTGCCCAGGTGAAACGCTCGGTGCAGGACGCCCGTGGCACCGCCGACCAGTCCGCCGCGATTGCCAGCGAAACCAGCGCCGGCATGGAGCAGCAATACCGCCAGGTCGATCAGGTGGCGACCGCCTCCCACGAAATGAGCGCCACCGCCCAGGATGTGGCCCGCAGCGCCGCCCAAGCGGCACAGGCTGCGCGCGACGCCGACCAGGCCACCCGTGAAGGCTTGACCGTGATCGACCGCACCACCACCAACATCGGCCACCTGGCGGCCGATATGAGTACGGCCATGGCCCAGGTCGAAGGCCTGGCCGCCAATAGCGAGAAAATCGGTTCGGTGTTGGAAGTGATTCGCGGCATTGCCGAGCAGACCAATCTGCTGGCGCTCAACGCTGCCATCGAAGCCGCGCGCGCCGGTGAGGCCGGCCGTGGCTTTGCGGTGGTCGCCGACGAGGTCCGCAACCTGGCGCGACGCACCCAGGAGTCGGTAGAAGAAACCCGCCTGGTGATCGAGCATCTGCAAAGCGGCACCACCGAGGTGGTCAGTTCCATGGGCAACAGCTATCGCCAGGCTCAGGGCAGTGTCGAGCAGGTCGGCCAGGCGGTCACCGCCCTGCGCCAGATCGGCGAGGCCGTCACGGTCATCAGCGACATGAACCTGCAAATCGCCAGCGCCGCCGAAGAACAAAGCGCGGTGGCCGAAGAGATCAACAGCAATGTCGCGACGATTCGAGATGTGACCGAGTCGTTGTCGGAACAAGCGAATGAATCGGCGCGGGTCAGCCAGGCGTTGAACAGCCTGGCGAATCAGCAGCAGGGGCTGATGGATCAGTTCCGCGTTTAA